A window from Luteibacter flocculans encodes these proteins:
- the gspE gene encoding type II secretion system ATPase GspE produces the protein MTEHRDMLAGEPGEAQVCAHLVAHGRLKDTDLARARRLHDETPEGTLTALMARLGLVSERDLADAWADLLGLPLLAAKDAPELPPADVELSPRFLKQYHVVPVREGDDGLALLVADPADPYPLQAVRLATGREVQLRVGLRSEIDDLIERYYGQGRSAMGSIVESLDGNAAVEDDVEHLRDLASEAPVIRLVNLILQRAVEQRASDVHIEPFENRLKVRYRIDGVLHEVEAPPSSSTAAVISRVKIMARLNIAERRLPQDGRIQLRVQGKELDLRVSTVPTSFGESVVMRILDRESVVFDFESLGFTDHFRDRFVDVLDRPHGILLVTGPTGSGKTTTLYTALSQINTPDVKIITVEDPVEYQIEGINQIQVKPQIGLDFAGALRSIVRQDPDVIMIGEMRDLETCRIAIQSALTGHLVLSTLHTNSASGGITRLLDMGVEDYLLGSTVNGILAQRLVRRLDPETAVPYEALPEVIEQFELHKYTDERPIRLWKPGSSAANPTGYRGRRAIMEFLVMSDPLRRLVMQRADAGEIERQARAEGMRTMYEDGLAKAVAGVTTIEEVLRVTQES, from the coding sequence ATGACCGAGCACAGGGACATGCTTGCCGGGGAACCCGGAGAGGCACAGGTCTGCGCGCATCTTGTCGCGCACGGCCGACTCAAGGACACCGACCTCGCGCGGGCCCGCCGCCTGCATGACGAGACCCCCGAAGGCACCTTGACCGCGCTGATGGCGCGCCTTGGCCTCGTGTCCGAACGTGACCTGGCCGACGCCTGGGCCGACCTCCTCGGCCTGCCGCTGCTGGCCGCGAAGGACGCTCCCGAATTGCCGCCGGCCGACGTCGAACTGTCGCCGCGCTTCCTCAAGCAGTACCACGTGGTACCGGTTCGCGAGGGCGATGACGGCCTCGCGCTGCTGGTGGCCGATCCGGCCGATCCCTACCCGTTGCAGGCTGTGCGTCTGGCGACCGGGCGCGAGGTTCAGCTTCGCGTGGGGCTGCGTTCGGAGATCGACGATCTGATCGAGCGTTATTACGGCCAGGGCCGGTCCGCCATGGGCAGCATTGTGGAAAGCCTGGACGGTAACGCCGCGGTCGAAGACGACGTGGAACACCTGCGCGACCTCGCCTCCGAGGCGCCCGTCATCCGCCTGGTCAATCTCATTCTTCAACGTGCGGTGGAACAGCGCGCGTCGGACGTGCACATCGAACCGTTCGAGAACCGCCTCAAGGTTCGCTACCGCATCGATGGCGTGCTGCACGAGGTGGAAGCCCCGCCTTCCAGTTCCACGGCCGCGGTGATCTCGCGCGTAAAGATCATGGCCCGCCTCAACATCGCCGAGCGCCGCCTGCCGCAGGACGGCCGCATCCAGTTGCGCGTTCAGGGCAAGGAGCTGGATCTACGTGTGTCCACGGTGCCTACCAGCTTCGGCGAGTCGGTGGTGATGCGTATCCTGGATCGCGAATCGGTGGTGTTCGATTTCGAATCGCTGGGCTTCACCGATCACTTCCGCGACCGCTTCGTCGACGTGCTGGACCGGCCGCACGGCATCCTGCTGGTCACGGGCCCGACCGGCTCGGGCAAGACCACCACGCTGTATACGGCGCTGTCGCAGATCAACACGCCGGACGTGAAGATCATCACCGTCGAAGACCCGGTCGAATACCAGATCGAGGGCATCAACCAGATTCAGGTCAAGCCGCAGATCGGCCTCGACTTTGCCGGCGCGCTGCGCTCCATCGTTCGCCAGGATCCGGACGTGATCATGATCGGCGAAATGCGCGATCTGGAAACGTGCCGCATCGCCATCCAGTCGGCGCTCACCGGCCACCTGGTGCTCTCCACGCTGCATACGAACAGCGCGTCGGGCGGCATCACGCGCCTGCTCGACATGGGCGTGGAAGACTACCTGCTGGGTTCCACGGTGAACGGGATCCTCGCCCAGCGTCTCGTGCGCCGCCTCGATCCTGAGACCGCGGTGCCCTACGAGGCGCTGCCCGAGGTGATCGAGCAGTTCGAGCTGCACAAGTACACCGACGAACGCCCCATCCGGTTGTGGAAGCCCGGCAGCAGCGCTGCGAATCCCACCGGCTATCGCGGCCGTCGCGCCATCATGGAATTTCTGGTCATGAGCGATCCCTTGCGTCGTCTGGTGATGCAGCGTGCGGATGCCGGCGAGATCGAGCGGCAGGCACGCGCCGAGGGCATGCGCACGATGTACGAAGATGGCCTGGCGAAGGCGGTGGCGGGTGTTACCACCATCGAGGAAGTCCTGCGCGTCACACAGGAATCGTAG
- the gspG gene encoding type II secretion system major pseudopilin GspG yields MRANRSLRHSHARGFTLLEMLAVIVLIGIIGAIVVTQVGKNVDKGKYGAGKAQLTTLSQKIENYALDNGTPPHALEDLTTKPADASNWQGPYAKESDLKDPWGHPFGYRYPGEHGSFDLVFYGQDGKAGGDGYSADVGNWQ; encoded by the coding sequence ATGCGCGCGAACCGTTCCCTCCGCCACAGTCATGCCCGCGGCTTCACCCTGCTGGAAATGCTCGCCGTGATCGTGCTGATCGGCATCATCGGCGCCATCGTGGTCACCCAGGTCGGCAAGAACGTCGACAAGGGCAAGTACGGCGCCGGCAAGGCCCAGCTCACGACGCTGAGCCAGAAGATCGAGAACTACGCGCTGGACAACGGCACGCCGCCGCACGCGCTGGAAGACCTCACCACCAAGCCGGCCGACGCGAGCAACTGGCAGGGCCCGTACGCGAAGGAATCGGATCTCAAGGATCCGTGGGGTCATCCGTTCGGCTACCGCTACCCGGGCGAGCACGGCAGCTTCGACCTCGTGTTCTATGGTCAGGATGGCAAGGCCGGCGGTGACGGCTACTCGGCCGACGTAGGCAACTGGCAGTAA
- the gspF gene encoding type II secretion system inner membrane protein GspF gives MSQFRYRAISAAGEALSGRMEASSVEDVVARLQDQGHTPIEAAPADGEASGGGIAALFRKGPFTGDQLAQFTHQLATLLGAGQPLDRALGILLDLPEGERAKNMVERIRDRVRGGTTLSTALDEENGVFPRLYVSLVRAGEAGGSLDETLRRLADYLERAQALRGSIINALIYPAFLMVGVLGSLVLLLAYVVPQFVPIFADMQVPIPFITTVVLALGTAIGDWWWAMAAVLAVAVVLVRVRLRDPDHRLAFHARLLTMRVSGPLLLKVETARIARTLGTLLKNGVPLLSSLAIARQVTGNRALDLALEQAAERVKGGTGLGSALSQTERFPRLALQMIQVGEEAGALDTMLLKVADTFDVEAKRSIDRLLAALVPTLTIVMTVMVAFIMAAILLPLLSLTSNIN, from the coding sequence ATGAGCCAGTTCCGCTACCGAGCCATCAGCGCCGCCGGTGAGGCCCTTTCCGGGCGGATGGAGGCGTCTTCCGTCGAAGACGTCGTCGCACGTCTGCAGGATCAGGGACACACGCCCATCGAAGCGGCACCCGCGGATGGCGAAGCCAGCGGTGGCGGCATCGCAGCGCTGTTCCGCAAAGGCCCCTTCACCGGCGACCAGCTCGCGCAGTTCACCCATCAGCTCGCCACGCTGCTTGGCGCAGGGCAACCGCTCGACCGTGCGCTGGGCATCCTGCTCGATCTGCCCGAGGGCGAGCGTGCGAAGAATATGGTGGAGCGCATCCGCGACCGCGTGCGCGGCGGCACCACGCTTTCCACCGCACTGGACGAAGAAAACGGCGTCTTTCCGCGGCTCTACGTGAGTCTGGTTCGCGCAGGCGAAGCCGGTGGCTCGCTGGACGAAACGCTGCGCCGCCTCGCCGATTACCTCGAACGCGCACAGGCGCTGCGCGGCAGCATCATCAATGCGTTGATCTATCCCGCCTTCCTCATGGTGGGCGTGCTGGGTTCGCTGGTGCTGCTGCTCGCTTACGTGGTGCCTCAGTTCGTGCCGATCTTCGCCGACATGCAGGTGCCCATCCCGTTCATCACCACGGTGGTGCTTGCCCTGGGTACGGCGATCGGCGACTGGTGGTGGGCCATGGCCGCCGTGCTGGCGGTAGCGGTGGTTCTCGTGCGCGTGCGCCTGCGTGATCCGGACCATCGTCTCGCCTTCCACGCGCGTCTCCTTACCATGCGCGTGTCGGGCCCTCTCCTGCTCAAGGTGGAGACTGCACGCATCGCGCGCACGCTCGGCACCCTGCTGAAGAACGGCGTGCCGTTGCTCTCCTCGCTGGCGATCGCTCGGCAGGTCACCGGCAATCGCGCGCTAGATCTCGCGCTCGAACAGGCGGCCGAGCGCGTGAAGGGCGGCACAGGCCTCGGCTCAGCGCTGAGCCAGACCGAGCGCTTCCCGCGGCTTGCTCTGCAGATGATCCAGGTCGGCGAGGAAGCCGGCGCGCTGGACACCATGCTGCTCAAGGTGGCCGATACCTTCGATGTCGAAGCCAAGCGCTCCATCGACCGGTTGCTCGCCGCGCTCGTTCCCACGCTCACCATTGTGATGACCGTCATGGTCGCTTTCATCATGGCGGCGATTCTTTTGCCGCTGCTCAGCCTCACCAGCAACATCAACTGA
- a CDS encoding GspH/FimT family pseudopilin, whose translation MRARGFTLFEMLAVILLIGIAAAAVSIPVTQGLASARVNAASGELAAALRWTRAQAIVRGQDLALEVDTAAATYKAPGKDEVRLPKDMRVSITSAREDQANATTGRIRFFPDGSSTGGRITLKRGQREWHVNVGWLTGAVSVVDTR comes from the coding sequence ATGCGCGCGCGCGGATTCACGCTGTTCGAGATGCTGGCCGTGATCCTTCTGATCGGGATCGCCGCTGCGGCTGTCTCGATACCGGTGACCCAGGGACTCGCCAGCGCGCGCGTCAACGCCGCCAGTGGCGAACTCGCCGCCGCGCTGCGTTGGACGCGCGCGCAGGCGATCGTTCGCGGCCAGGATCTGGCGCTCGAAGTCGATACCGCTGCGGCGACGTACAAGGCACCTGGAAAGGACGAGGTGCGGCTACCAAAGGACATGCGTGTGTCGATCACCAGTGCGCGCGAAGATCAGGCCAACGCCACGACGGGACGCATTCGCTTCTTTCCCGACGGCAGCTCGACCGGCGGGCGGATCACGTTGAAGCGCGGCCAGCGCGAATGGCACGTCAACGTCGGCTGGCTCACGGGTGCCGTCAGCGTGGTCGATACGCGATGA
- a CDS encoding ESPR-type extended signal peptide-containing protein, giving the protein MNTIYSKVWNTSLGILVVASELARAKGKGGTSRRLRASMAALPLAAGMALALGSAPAHAGNVCGGYLLGIQGKAPVAKGDDAFACGTASKAAGDYSTAVGTAAISSGNYSIALGQDAQASGAWSTALGQASRASGIGSIALGESAVASGSASSAFGTDSRATAKNSVALGDGSIADRANTVSIGKVNEDRQLVHVADGTQDTDAVNKRQLDKVSSSVTGVSKRVDTLSTRVDGVSTQVNQLADDVSDATHYYKANGAGDGSDNAQANGAYATASGSGAYAGATGASAFGSGAVATQQFATSTGYGAVASGQNSAAYGSGAQATANGTTAIGGQALDADGKPLITYTATGEAVGPATASGLAATAVGASAQAEGQYATALGTAAFAQGEQSTASGFLAQASGAGAVANGSQAFADGDLSVATGYGSAAYSSGAVAVGGGASASGAGSVAIGNYAETGFGLFGIESANAVAIGANSWALGNNGTALGANAWAIGENSVALGANSYTDRDNTVSVGDVGSERQITNVAAGTEATDAVNKGQLDASVSDATRYFKATGAGDGSDDAQASGQYATASGSGAYAGADGASAYGSGAVATGTNATATGYGSVATGQNSAAYGSGAQANGPGSVAVGGVAVNEDGDPLITNQGVPVDTAATTAAVGGTAVGASAQANGFASSAFGVGAYASGAQATAVGAVANAIGDYSTAVGTQSAATGVSSVAVGETSQATGEESVAIGGSAYGGFIPTIASGIGASAFGNGAWGTADYTTSIGWSSTADHLNATAVGAVAGALDVDAVAVGYRSAAIGGQSTTVGTNSFVWGQSASAYGANASISGDNSTGLGGASTIDGANSTAVGANSTVTGAGSTATGESSAVTGDESTANGHGAIATGTGASTFGAGSLASGDYTTAAGQGAYAGATGASAFGSGAVATQQFATSTGYGAVASGQNSAAYGSGAQATANGTTAIGSQALDADGKPLITYTATGEAVGPATASGLAATAVGASAQAEGQYATALGTAAFAQGEQSTASGFLAQASGAGAVANGSQAFADGDLSVATGYGSAAYSSGAVAVGGGASASGAGSVAIGNYAETGFGLFGIESANAVAIGANSWALGNNGTALGANAWAIGENSVALGAGSYTDRDNTVSVGDVGSERQITNVAAGTEATDAVNKGQLDASVSDATRYFKATGAGDGSDDAQASGQYATASGSGAYAGADGASAYGSGAVATGANATATGYGSVATGQNSAAYGAGAQANGPGSVAVGGVAVNEDGDPLITNGGVPVDTAATSAGLGGTAVGASAQSGGFASSAFGVGAYASGAQATAVGAVANAIGDLSTAVGTQSAATGASSVAVGESAQALGDESVAVGGSTFFGLVPAQATGYASSAFGTGAWATADYATALGWNAWADGVSSTAVGESAIAGGANSVALGAGSYAERANTVSVGDVGSERQITNVAAGTEATDAVNKSQLDAVAGGVSDASHYFKANGLADGSDDAVAAGDFATAAGSGAFAGAPGASAFGSGAVATGQQATATGYGAVAGGQNSAAYGAGAQASGAGSVAVGGNAVDADGNPLISDGSGNPVDTGATSAGVGGTAVGASAQSGGFAATSVGVGAYASGAQSTALGAVANATGDYSTAVGTSTTASGAGSVAVGGPSNIAGVGLVYTGATGDSAAAFGAGAQATADYATALGAIAGAEGVGSTALGYFSYAPGANATALGINSWASGASSVAVGDFSTARGAASVAIGNNAIATGVNSVALGANANADRDGTFSVGARGSERQITNVAAGEQGTDAANVDQLTQLSDSVSSARHYVSATGAGDGSDDASATGSMALATGAGSSATGDLATANGAFATASKESSTAIGAFATAGAAGATAIGDSARALAANSVALGNGSLATRANTVSVGSAGNNRQITNVAAGTQTTDAVNLGQLNSALSGAFAGSSSTAGNAVAMALGGGASMGATGFVGPVYRVQGSSYGTVGDAVGALDGALSSLDSRVGKLESNGSGGSTSGGGTVVRRNSVAAPSIAATTPSVAAESVTTQAAVPQEMAAAMAAPAAAPAAVGAPVAAALPISAAAIDGGGAPITNVAAGTAPTDAANVGQVDQALTTAKSYADQGDAATLSSAKAYTDQKFGDVVSGGAFDEYKRTVDRRFSNLNDRLNKVGAMGAAMSQMAFSTQGVSGDNRLGVGVGGYKGQGALSVGYSRSISSNASLTFGAAISGGESSGGVGVGVGW; this is encoded by the coding sequence GTGAACACCATCTACAGCAAGGTCTGGAACACATCCCTCGGCATTCTGGTCGTGGCCTCGGAACTGGCCAGGGCCAAGGGTAAGGGCGGGACCTCCCGACGTCTGCGCGCCAGCATGGCTGCGCTTCCGCTGGCCGCCGGCATGGCGCTGGCGCTGGGCAGCGCACCTGCGCACGCCGGCAACGTCTGCGGCGGCTATCTCCTCGGCATTCAGGGCAAGGCGCCGGTCGCCAAGGGTGACGACGCCTTCGCCTGCGGCACGGCGAGCAAGGCCGCTGGCGACTACAGCACGGCAGTGGGCACGGCAGCGATCAGCAGCGGTAACTACAGCATTGCGCTCGGTCAGGACGCGCAGGCCAGCGGCGCGTGGTCGACTGCGCTTGGGCAGGCATCGCGCGCCAGCGGCATCGGCAGCATCGCGCTCGGCGAGTCTGCCGTTGCGAGCGGCTCCGCCAGCTCGGCTTTCGGTACGGACTCTCGAGCCACGGCAAAGAACTCCGTTGCGCTAGGCGACGGTTCGATTGCCGATCGCGCCAACACGGTATCGATCGGCAAGGTCAACGAGGATCGCCAACTCGTGCACGTCGCGGACGGCACGCAGGACACGGATGCAGTCAACAAGCGACAGCTCGATAAGGTGTCGTCGTCGGTCACGGGCGTGTCGAAGCGCGTGGATACGCTGTCCACCCGCGTCGATGGCGTATCGACACAGGTCAACCAGCTCGCTGACGACGTCAGCGATGCCACGCATTACTACAAGGCGAACGGCGCGGGCGACGGCAGCGACAACGCGCAAGCGAACGGCGCGTATGCCACGGCATCCGGCTCCGGCGCCTATGCCGGTGCGACAGGTGCCAGCGCGTTCGGATCGGGCGCGGTAGCGACGCAGCAGTTTGCGACCTCGACCGGTTACGGTGCAGTCGCGTCGGGCCAGAACAGCGCAGCGTACGGATCGGGCGCGCAGGCCACGGCCAACGGCACGACGGCGATCGGCGGCCAGGCATTGGACGCGGACGGCAAGCCGTTGATCACGTACACGGCCACGGGTGAAGCGGTCGGTCCGGCGACGGCGTCGGGTCTTGCGGCGACGGCGGTGGGTGCGAGTGCGCAGGCGGAAGGTCAGTACGCCACGGCGCTGGGCACGGCAGCATTTGCACAAGGCGAGCAATCGACGGCGTCAGGCTTCCTGGCGCAGGCCTCCGGAGCCGGTGCGGTAGCGAACGGTTCGCAGGCGTTCGCCGATGGCGATCTGTCGGTGGCAACGGGCTACGGCTCGGCGGCGTACAGCAGCGGCGCGGTGGCGGTGGGCGGCGGTGCGAGTGCGTCGGGCGCCGGCAGTGTCGCGATCGGCAACTACGCGGAGACTGGCTTCGGGCTGTTCGGTATCGAGAGCGCCAACGCGGTCGCGATCGGTGCGAACAGCTGGGCGCTGGGCAATAACGGCACGGCCCTCGGTGCGAATGCGTGGGCGATCGGCGAGAACTCGGTCGCGCTGGGTGCGAACTCTTACACCGACCGCGACAACACGGTGTCGGTTGGCGACGTCGGCAGCGAGCGGCAGATCACCAACGTGGCGGCCGGTACGGAAGCGACCGACGCGGTGAACAAGGGCCAGCTCGATGCCTCGGTGAGCGATGCGACGCGTTACTTCAAGGCGACCGGTGCCGGCGACGGCAGCGACGATGCGCAGGCGAGCGGGCAATACGCCACGGCGTCGGGCTCGGGAGCGTACGCCGGTGCGGACGGTGCGAGTGCATATGGCAGCGGTGCAGTTGCTACGGGCACGAATGCGACGGCGACCGGTTACGGCAGCGTCGCGACGGGACAGAACAGCGCAGCGTACGGCTCGGGTGCGCAGGCCAACGGTCCGGGCAGCGTTGCGGTCGGCGGCGTGGCCGTGAATGAAGACGGCGATCCGCTCATCACCAACCAGGGTGTGCCGGTGGACACCGCCGCCACGACGGCGGCCGTCGGTGGCACGGCGGTGGGCGCGAGTGCGCAAGCCAACGGCTTCGCGTCGTCGGCCTTCGGTGTCGGTGCCTACGCCAGCGGTGCGCAGGCCACGGCGGTCGGTGCGGTCGCCAATGCGATTGGCGATTATTCCACGGCCGTCGGTACACAGAGTGCCGCCACCGGCGTGAGCAGCGTCGCGGTCGGCGAGACGTCGCAGGCCACGGGCGAAGAAAGCGTGGCGATCGGTGGTTCGGCGTACGGCGGTTTCATTCCCACGATCGCCAGCGGCATCGGTGCATCGGCCTTCGGCAATGGCGCCTGGGGCACAGCGGACTACACAACGTCCATAGGCTGGTCGAGCACGGCGGACCATCTCAATGCGACGGCCGTCGGCGCGGTAGCCGGTGCGCTCGATGTCGATGCCGTCGCGGTCGGCTATCGCAGCGCGGCGATCGGTGGGCAGAGCACGACGGTCGGAACCAACTCGTTCGTCTGGGGCCAGAGCGCCTCCGCGTATGGCGCGAACGCATCTATATCGGGCGATAACAGCACGGGCCTCGGCGGTGCCTCGACGATTGATGGCGCCAACAGCACGGCGGTCGGTGCGAACAGCACCGTGACGGGCGCGGGATCGACGGCAACCGGCGAAAGCAGTGCAGTCACGGGTGACGAATCCACCGCGAACGGTCACGGCGCGATCGCCACCGGCACTGGTGCGTCGACGTTCGGTGCCGGCAGCCTTGCCAGCGGCGACTACACGACGGCAGCAGGCCAGGGCGCTTATGCGGGCGCAACGGGAGCGAGCGCATTCGGATCGGGCGCGGTGGCGACGCAGCAGTTCGCGACCTCGACCGGCTACGGTGCAGTCGCGTCGGGCCAGAACAGTGCAGCGTACGGATCGGGCGCGCAGGCCACGGCCAACGGCACGACGGCGATCGGCAGCCAGGCATTGGACGCGGACGGCAAGCCGTTGATCACGTACACGGCCACGGGTGAAGCGGTCGGTCCGGCCACGGCCTCGGGTCTGGCGGCGACGGCGGTGGGTGCGAGTGCGCAGGCGGAAGGTCAGTACGCCACGGCGCTGGGCACGGCAGCATTTGCACAAGGCGAGCAATCGACAGCCTCGGGTTTCCTCGCGCAGGCCTCCGGAGCCGGTGCGGTAGCGAACGGTTCGCAGGCGTTCGCCGATGGCGATCTGTCGGTGGCAACGGGCTACGGCTCGGCGGCGTACAGCAGCGGCGCGGTGGCGGTGGGCGGCGGTGCGAGTGCGTCGGGCGCCGGCAGTGTCGCGATCGGCAACTACGCGGAGACTGGCTTCGGGCTGTTCGGTATCGAGAGCGCCAACGCGGTCGCGATCGGTGCGAACAGCTGGGCGCTGGGCAATAACGGCACGGCACTGGGCGCGAATGCGTGGGCGATCGGCGAGAACTCGGTCGCGCTGGGTGCGGGTTCGTACACCGACCGCGACAACACGGTGTCGGTCGGCGACGTCGGCAGCGAGCGGCAGATCACCAACGTGGCGGCGGGTACGGAAGCCACCGATGCGGTGAACAAGGGTCAGCTCGATGCCTCGGTGAGCGATGCGACGCGTTACTTCAAGGCGACCGGTGCCGGCGACGGCAGCGACGATGCGCAGGCGAGCGGGCAATACGCCACGGCGTCGGGCTCGGGAGCGTATGCCGGTGCGGACGGTGCGAGTGCATATGGCAGCGGTGCAGTTGCTACGGGTGCGAATGCGACGGCCACCGGTTACGGCAGTGTCGCGACGGGACAGAACAGCGCGGCCTACGGTGCGGGTGCGCAGGCCAATGGTCCGGGCAGCGTTGCGGTCGGCGGCGTGGCCGTGAATGAAGACGGCGATCCGCTCATCACGAACGGCGGTGTGCCGGTCGACACGGCGGCTACGAGTGCCGGGCTCGGCGGTACCGCGGTGGGTGCGAGTGCACAGTCCGGAGGCTTTGCTTCCTCGGCCTTCGGCGTCGGTGCCTATGCCAGCGGTGCGCAAGCGACGGCGGTCGGTGCGGTCGCGAATGCGATTGGCGATCTCTCCACCGCGGTCGGCACGCAGAGCGCCGCGACCGGCGCAAGCAGTGTCGCGGTCGGTGAAAGCGCACAGGCGCTGGGCGACGAAAGCGTAGCGGTGGGCGGCAGCACGTTCTTCGGTCTGGTGCCGGCCCAAGCGACGGGCTATGCCTCGTCGGCGTTCGGTACGGGTGCCTGGGCGACCGCCGATTACGCAACCGCGCTCGGCTGGAACGCCTGGGCGGATGGCGTCAGCAGCACAGCCGTGGGTGAATCGGCGATTGCCGGGGGAGCGAACTCCGTCGCCCTGGGCGCCGGTTCGTACGCCGAGCGGGCGAATACCGTCTCGGTTGGCGATGTCGGCAGCGAGCGGCAGATCACCAACGTGGCCGCCGGTACGGAAGCCACCGATGCGGTGAACAAGAGCCAGCTCGACGCGGTGGCCGGCGGCGTAAGCGATGCCAGCCATTACTTCAAGGCAAACGGACTGGCGGATGGCAGCGACGATGCCGTCGCCGCGGGCGATTTCGCCACAGCGGCGGGTTCGGGCGCGTTCGCGGGTGCGCCGGGTGCCAGCGCATTCGGCAGTGGCGCGGTGGCCACCGGACAGCAGGCCACGGCGACCGGCTACGGTGCCGTCGCAGGTGGGCAGAACAGCGCGGCCTACGGTGCAGGTGCGCAGGCCTCGGGCGCGGGCAGCGTCGCCGTCGGCGGCAATGCTGTGGATGCCGATGGCAATCCGCTGATCTCCGATGGTTCCGGCAATCCGGTCGATACCGGCGCCACCAGCGCGGGCGTCGGTGGAACCGCGGTCGGCGCGAGCGCACAGTCGGGCGGCTTTGCAGCCACCTCGGTCGGTGTGGGCGCCTATGCCAGTGGCGCGCAGTCCACCGCACTCGGTGCCGTCGCCAACGCTACCGGCGATTACTCGACCGCCGTGGGTACCTCCACCACCGCCTCGGGCGCCGGTTCGGTCGCTGTGGGCGGTCCGAGCAACATCGCAGGCGTCGGTCTCGTCTATACGGGAGCGACGGGTGATAGCGCGGCGGCCTTCGGTGCGGGCGCGCAGGCCACCGCCGACTACGCCACGGCACTCGGTGCCATCGCGGGTGCGGAGGGCGTCGGCAGCACGGCGCTGGGTTACTTCTCCTATGCACCCGGCGCCAACGCCACGGCGCTCGGCATCAATAGCTGGGCATCCGGTGCGAGCAGCGTCGCCGTCGGCGATTTCTCCACGGCCCGCGGTGCGGCCAGCGTCGCCATCGGCAACAACGCGATCGCTACCGGCGTCAACAGCGTGGCCCTCGGTGCCAACGCCAATGCGGATCGCGACGGCACCTTCTCGGTGGGTGCCCGCGGCAGCGAGCGGCAGATCACCAACGTGGCTGCGGGTGAGCAGGGTACCGATGCCGCCAACGTCGATCAGCTCACGCAGTTGTCCGACAGCGTGAGCAGCGCGCGTCACTACGTGTCGGCTACCGGCGCGGGCGACGGCTCCGATGACGCGAGTGCCACCGGGTCGATGGCACTGGCCACCGGCGCCGGCAGCAGCGCCACGGGCGACCTCGCCACCGCCAACGGTGCCTTCGCCACGGCGAGCAAGGAGTCCAGCACGGCGATCGGCGCGTTCGCGACTGCGGGTGCGGCCGGCGCCACCGCCATCGGCGACAGCGCGCGGGCGCTGGCAGCGAACTCGGTGGCCTTGGGCAACGGCTCGCTCGCGACCCGGGCGAACACCGTGTCGGTGGGCAGCGCGGGCAATAACCGCCAGATCACCAACGTGGCCGCCGGTACCCAGACGACCGACGCGGTAAACCTCGGGCAGTTGAACAGCGCACTGTCGGGCGCCTTCGCCGGATCCTCGTCCACGGCGGGCAATGCCGTCGCGATGGCGCTGGGCGGCGGTGCGTCGATGGGGGCGACGGGCTTCGTCGGACCGGTCTACCGTGTCCAGGGCAGCTCGTACGGGACGGTCGGTGACGCGGTCGGTGCGTTGGACGGCGCGCTCTCTTCGCTCGATTCCCGCGTGGGCAAGCTGGAGTCGAACGGGTCGGGTGGCTCGACCTCGGGTGGCGGTACGGTGGTGCGTCGCAATAGCGTCGCCGCACCGTCCATCGCTGCAACGACCCCGTCCGTGGCCGCGGAGTCCGTGACCACGCAGGCGGCCGTGCCGCAGGAGATGGCCGCCGCGATGGCAGCCCCTGCCGCGGCACCGGCAGCCGTAGGGGCTCCGGTGGCGGCGGCGCTGCCGATCTCCGCGGCGGCGATCGACGGCGGCGGTGCGCCGATCACGAACGTCGCCGCGGGCACGGCGCCCACGGACGCGGCCAACGTCGGCCAGGTGGACCAGGCACTGACCACGGCCAAGTCGTACGCGGATCAGGGCGACGCGGCCACGCTCAGCAGCGCCAAGGCCTATACCGACCAGAAGTTTGGGGATGTGGTCAGCGGTGGGGCCTTCGACGAGTACAAGCGCACGGTCGATCGTCGGTTCAGCAACCTCAACGACCGCCTGAACAAGGTGGGCGCGATGGGCGCGGCCATGTCGCAGATGGCGTTCAGCACCCAGGGGGTCAGCGGGGACAACCGGCTTGGCGTGGGTGTCGGCGGGTACAAGGGGCAGGGAGCCCTGTCGGTCGGCTACTCGCGCAGCATCTCTTCCAACGCCAGTCTCACCTTCGGTGCGGCGATCAGCGGCGGTGAGAGTTCGGGCGGTGTGGGTGTAGGCGTCGGCTGGTAA